The following DNA comes from Nitrospira sp..
AACAGGACGAAGGAGGCGCCATGGAAGGGTATGGGAAGCGGGTGCTCGTTGCGGATGATGAGGCGAGCGTGCGTCGGTTGGTCACTCTGGTGCTCGAACAAGTCGGCTACATCGTGCATGAGGCAGGAGACGGGTTCGAGGCCTTGGGGGAGATGAAAAAGCGACGCTTCGATGTGGTGGTTGCGGACTATCGGATGCCGCGTCTCGATGGCGAACAATTCCTCATCCTGAGCCGCCTTATGTGGCCTCACATTCCCACCGTGTTGTTGTCAGCCGAGTTGAACGATGTGCCTGGTCGGCTCAGTTTGCATGGCCCCTGTGCGTTCCTGGCGAAGCCGTTCGACTCGCAGCGCCTGCTGGGAGTTGTGCGGCGGGCGCTGGAGATGACCTGTGGCTGTCCCGACCAAGGTCTGATCCCAAGGGATAACTCGGGCGACGTCCTGTCATTGTCCACTTCCTAGCTTCAACGCGGCCAGAGCGAAGCACCGGACGGTGCATTCAGCTGCCGGCAACGGTGGGCGGCTGTCGTAGGATCCTTGTCGCGGCAAATATGGTATTGTGGCAGTCGACGATGTCGAGCGTCGGTTCTGTCTTTGCCCGGGAGTACGTATGAAGAAAGCATCCGTGTCGAAGAAAGCCCCTTCGCGTCGAGCTGCTCGAGAAGGCACCGTTGCTCTTGATCAAACCAATGGGCCTGGGCCAGCGCAGGACATTCATGTGCGCATTGCCGCCCGGGCGCATGAATTGTATGAGCAGCGGGGGTGTTTGGATGGCTACCACCTGCACGACTGGCTGGAAGCAGAACGAGAAATTTTAGGACATCCGGTCGACAAGGACAAATCGTCCGAACGCATCTGATGCCTGATTGACGCCTCTGCCATTCTGCTCGCCCCCTCCCAATATGGGCCGGCCGGTTTGTTGGTTATCGCATTGTCTGTTCCAGCTGGTCGACCATTCCTGAGATCGCATCGAATCCGGATTGCCAGAAGGTCTGGGAGTTCATATCGACGCCCACCTCCGCAAGGATTGCGTGTGGCGCTTTAGACCCGCCCGCCGCGAGCAGCTCGAGATATTTCGGCACGAACGAGCTTCCTTGCTCCTGATACATCCGATACAAGGCCAACACGAGGAGATTGCCGAAGCTGTAGGCGTAGCAATAGAAGGGGCTTGCGTAGAGGTGGGGAATCGTGAGCCATTCCCACTGGAATTCCTGCGGTACCCGCAGCGATTTCCCGAATTGTTGCCGCAGCAGGGTCATATAGCTGTTGGCCAGGTCGGTCGTCGTGCCGCCTTGGGCCACCATGTCATGGGCCGTCCGTTCGAAGGCCACGAAATAGGCCTGTCGCATGACTGTGGCGTAAATGTCATCCAATTGATTGACGAGGAGACTTTGCTTCACCGCCCGATTGGTTTCGGAGGCCATGAGGGCATCGGACAGAATCCGTTCCCCGAAGACCGAGGCCGTTTCTGCCAGCGGCAGGGTCGAGTGGAAAGTGAAGACGTTGTGCTGCTCGGCCATCATCGCGTGTACGGCATGGCCTAACTCGTGGGCCATGGTGGCGATATCGCGCGCCTCGCCGGTGAAATTCAGCATGACATAGGGCGTGAGGTTGGGCGCGACGCTATAGCAATAGGCTCCGCCCATCTTGCCGGGCTTCGTGCGGGCATCGATATGACGGTCGGCAAAGACCCGTTGTGCCAGTTCGGCGAGCCGGGGTGAAAATCCGTAATAGGCATCCAGCACCATCCGTACCGCATCTGCGTACCGGTAGGTCTTTTGTTCCGCCCGATGGGGGGCGTAGATGTGGTAGCGGTTCATCGTGCGGATCTTGCAAAGCTTGGCCTTCAGGCTGAAGTATCGTTGGAAGATCGGCGCATTGTTCATGCAGACGGTGAGGAGCGCCTCCACCGCGGAGTCGGGAATGTCGTTGCTGAGGTTTCGCGAGGCCAGCGGGGTCTTGAAGTGCCGCAGCTGGAGATTTTCTGCCTTCCAGTCGTTGACCAGGGTCTTATAGATTTCCCCGAGCAGATCCTGTTGGGCTTCATAGACACGATACATCTCCTGATAGGCGGCTTCTCGCAACGAGGCCTTGGGACTTCGCAGATAGGCCGACAGCGCCTCCCGGTTCAACGTCTTCTTTTTGCCGCCGACCCGTAGGGTAAAGGTAAAGCCGTTGGTCACGACGTCATACAACTGGTGCACGGCGCTCTGTCCGGTAATGTTCTTGATGTTGATGATTTTTTCTTCGGGTTCGGACAGCGTATGTGGTTTGAAGCGCCGGATGGTTTCCAGGTGGTACCGGAAGTCCCCGCTGTTCGCCATGAGCCGTTCCGCGTTCTTGTCATCGACGCTCTGCCACCAGAGATCAAAAAACAGGAGATGATTCTGGAGGGCCGTCAGCTGCTCTTCCACTTTCGTCTTGAAGGAGCGGGCCGCTAACTGTTTCGTGTCCTCGGAAAACCACAGATATGAGTAGGCACTGAGCCGACCTGACTCCCTGGCGATCTGTTCCGACAGGGTCAGAAGGTTCAGCAACGCCTGTTCCGGCATCGTGGCGGAGAGTTCCGCGCGGGCCGATTCGAATCGCGTGACTTTTGCGCTCAGGTCTTTCAGGTACCGGTCGAACTGTTTCACCGGGTCGGTGACCAGGTCGGATAGTTCCCAATGGTCGGAAAACTCACGGGAGGCAGTGGTACGGCGGGTGGTGCGGACAGCGGCGGTCTTGCGCGAAACGGCCATGGTCGAGGCTCCTACAAAGTGAATGATGAACGGAATCATACCATCGTCGACGGGGTCGGGCGTGTAGATTCTTTGAGGGCAAGCCGGGCCGGCGTCGATGCACCGTTGACAGGTGTGGCTCGGATGTTACAATCCGCCCCATGGTGGGGACATGACCGAACAGGAAATCAATCGGGCCATTCAGTATGTCACCGCGGCCACGTCCTACGGGCGGGACACGGTGGCGGATATTCTTCGAACCGGACTGTCTGAATTGGCGATCCTCTCGACGCAGTCGAGTCGGCGTTTCGAGCGGGAAGATTTGATGGGATATCTGTGTCAGTGGACGATGAAACGCACGGGGCACCCGGAACCGTTGGTGCGCGAGGTACTCGACGGGGCGGGGCGCTGGCTGGATGAAGTGGCGACGACCCTGGCCGAGCAGCGGCAGGGGCAGGAGAATGTCGAGGATGACGACGAGCCAGG
Coding sequences within:
- a CDS encoding response regulator gives rise to the protein MQQDEGGAMEGYGKRVLVADDEASVRRLVTLVLEQVGYIVHEAGDGFEALGEMKKRRFDVVVADYRMPRLDGEQFLILSRLMWPHIPTVLLSAELNDVPGRLSLHGPCAFLAKPFDSQRLLGVVRRALEMTCGCPDQGLIPRDNSGDVLSLSTS
- a CDS encoding DUF2934 domain-containing protein produces the protein MKKASVSKKAPSRRAAREGTVALDQTNGPGPAQDIHVRIAARAHELYEQRGCLDGYHLHDWLEAEREILGHPVDKDKSSERI
- a CDS encoding M3 family oligoendopeptidase — encoded protein: MAVSRKTAAVRTTRRTTASREFSDHWELSDLVTDPVKQFDRYLKDLSAKVTRFESARAELSATMPEQALLNLLTLSEQIARESGRLSAYSYLWFSEDTKQLAARSFKTKVEEQLTALQNHLLFFDLWWQSVDDKNAERLMANSGDFRYHLETIRRFKPHTLSEPEEKIINIKNITGQSAVHQLYDVVTNGFTFTLRVGGKKKTLNREALSAYLRSPKASLREAAYQEMYRVYEAQQDLLGEIYKTLVNDWKAENLQLRHFKTPLASRNLSNDIPDSAVEALLTVCMNNAPIFQRYFSLKAKLCKIRTMNRYHIYAPHRAEQKTYRYADAVRMVLDAYYGFSPRLAELAQRVFADRHIDARTKPGKMGGAYCYSVAPNLTPYVMLNFTGEARDIATMAHELGHAVHAMMAEQHNVFTFHSTLPLAETASVFGERILSDALMASETNRAVKQSLLVNQLDDIYATVMRQAYFVAFERTAHDMVAQGGTTTDLANSYMTLLRQQFGKSLRVPQEFQWEWLTIPHLYASPFYCYAYSFGNLLVLALYRMYQEQGSSFVPKYLELLAAGGSKAPHAILAEVGVDMNSQTFWQSGFDAISGMVDQLEQTMR